A genome region from Schistocerca americana isolate TAMUIC-IGC-003095 chromosome 1, iqSchAmer2.1, whole genome shotgun sequence includes the following:
- the LOC124544702 gene encoding uncharacterized protein C1orf131 yields the protein MVDELSFVKTKCAELRKDAAASFECVVFEDKRKGVVGRNSSSKKNAKKSVLNSSDIDIRRVKREVIKFGLSGFDAKTKQEAKIEQAIRLGAKPPKKKYVNYKELKAEKARQLQEAEEKKKLMDAGKIKGVSSDKGKKYLALKKRKDNILQAYGKVSSSFKNKKGRRKK from the exons ATGGTCGATGAACTGTCTTTCGTCAAAACGAAATGTGCAGAGCTGCGGAAAGATGCAGCAGCATCTTTCGAGTGTGTCGTGTTTGAAGATAAGAGAAAAGGAGTCGTTGGCAGAAATTCCTCCAGTAAAAAGAACGCAAAAAAATCTGTACTCAATAGTAGTGACATTGATATTAGGAGAGTAAAACGAGAAGTAATCAAATTTGGCTTAAGTGGCTTCGATGCGAAAACGAAGCAGGAAGCAAAAATCGAGCAGGCTATAAGACTCGGTGCGAAACCACCAAAAAAGAAGTATGTTAATTATAAAGAGCTCAAAGCCGAAAAAGCGCGCCAGTTGCAGgaagcagaagaaaagaagaagttgATGGATGCTGGAAAAATTAAAGGTGTTTCTAGCGACAAGGGCAAGAAATATTTAGCACTCAAGAAGCGAAAGGATAATATTTTGCAAGCTTATGGCAAG GTATCTTCAAGTTTTAAAAACAAGAAAGGGCGTAGGAAGAAGTGA